Proteins co-encoded in one Acidobacteriota bacterium genomic window:
- a CDS encoding ATP-dependent metallopeptidase FtsH/Yme1/Tma family protein → MVLVVVGVMIWNFSTGFQGPDQPMTFSDFIAKVDAGEVEEVTITGNEITGTLKVGPDTKFRTYAPPQFEGLGNKLLEKNVHLAAKAPTASPWATLLYSWAPILLMIGFWIFIVRQMQSGGNKALSFGKSRAKLSSSTQKKVTFKDVAGVDEAKEELQEIIEFLREPQKFQKLGGRIPKGVLLMGPPGTGKTLLARAVAGEANVPFFSISGSDFVEMFVGVGASRVRDLFEQGKKNAPCIIFIDEIDAVGRHRGAGLGGGHDEREQTLNQLLVEMDGFESNEGVILVAATNRPDVLDPALLRPGRFDRRIVVNRPDVKGREGILAVHTKKIPLSDDVDIRLLARSSSGFSGADLANLVNEAALNAARYNQKVVRMADFEFAKDKVMMGTERRSMIITDEEKKVTAVHEAGHALLAVVLPHADPIHKVTIIPRGMALGVTMQVPVDDKHNYTRDYLNDMIAILLGGRIAEEITLGGITTGAGNDLDRSTELARKMVCEWGMSDSMGPLTFGKKEEQIFLGREIAQHQDYSEDTAVRIDQEIKKVVTDNYNRAKQTMEQYRLVLERIAQELLLREVLDAEQVKRLVAGEALEEFKAAVPPAAESGDSRKPARERPAIVPLHKPVTQE, encoded by the coding sequence ATGGTCCTCGTCGTCGTCGGGGTCATGATCTGGAACTTTTCCACCGGGTTCCAGGGACCCGACCAGCCGATGACCTTCAGCGATTTCATCGCCAAGGTCGACGCCGGCGAAGTGGAAGAGGTGACGATTACCGGCAACGAGATTACCGGCACGCTCAAGGTCGGGCCCGACACCAAGTTCCGCACGTACGCGCCCCCGCAATTCGAGGGGCTTGGCAACAAGCTGCTCGAAAAGAACGTGCACCTGGCGGCGAAGGCACCGACGGCGAGCCCGTGGGCCACGCTGCTGTATTCGTGGGCGCCGATCCTCCTGATGATCGGCTTCTGGATTTTCATCGTGCGGCAGATGCAGAGCGGCGGCAACAAGGCGCTGTCGTTCGGCAAGAGCCGCGCGAAGCTCTCGTCGAGCACGCAGAAGAAGGTGACCTTCAAGGACGTCGCCGGCGTGGACGAGGCGAAGGAGGAGCTCCAGGAGATCATCGAGTTCCTGCGTGAGCCGCAGAAGTTCCAGAAGCTCGGCGGCCGCATCCCGAAGGGCGTGCTCCTGATGGGGCCTCCGGGAACGGGCAAGACGCTGCTCGCGCGCGCGGTCGCGGGCGAGGCCAACGTGCCGTTTTTCTCGATCAGCGGCTCGGACTTCGTCGAGATGTTCGTCGGCGTGGGCGCCTCGCGCGTCCGGGATCTGTTCGAGCAGGGCAAGAAGAACGCGCCGTGCATCATCTTCATCGATGAAATCGACGCGGTCGGCCGGCACCGCGGTGCGGGTCTGGGCGGCGGACACGACGAACGCGAGCAGACGCTGAACCAGCTCCTCGTGGAGATGGACGGGTTCGAGTCGAACGAAGGCGTGATCCTGGTCGCGGCCACCAATCGTCCCGACGTCCTCGATCCGGCGTTGCTGCGCCCGGGCCGCTTCGATCGCCGCATCGTCGTCAACCGTCCCGACGTGAAGGGGCGCGAGGGGATCCTCGCGGTTCACACGAAGAAGATCCCGCTGTCCGACGACGTGGATATCCGGCTGCTGGCGCGGAGCTCGTCGGGCTTCTCGGGCGCGGACCTGGCGAACCTGGTGAACGAGGCGGCGCTCAACGCCGCGCGTTACAACCAGAAGGTCGTGCGCATGGCGGACTTCGAGTTCGCCAAGGACAAGGTGATGATGGGCACGGAGCGCCGCTCCATGATCATCACCGACGAGGAGAAGAAGGTGACCGCGGTGCACGAGGCGGGGCACGCGCTGCTCGCCGTCGTGCTGCCGCACGCCGATCCGATCCACAAGGTGACGATTATCCCGCGCGGCATGGCGCTCGGCGTCACCATGCAGGTGCCGGTGGACGACAAGCACAACTACACGCGCGACTACCTGAACGACATGATCGCGATCCTGCTCGGCGGCCGCATCGCCGAGGAGATCACGCTCGGCGGCATCACGACCGGCGCGGGCAACGATCTCGATCGCTCGACCGAGCTGGCGCGCAAGATGGTCTGCGAGTGGGGCATGAGCGACTCGATGGGCCCGCTCACGTTCGGCAAGAAGGAAGAGCAGATCTTCCTCGGCCGGGAGATCGCGCAGCACCAGGACTACAGCGAGGACACGGCGGTCCGGATCGACCAGGAGATCAAGAAGGTCGTGACGGACAATTACAACCGCGCAAAGCAGACGATGGAACAGTACCGACTGGTGCTCGAGCGGATCGCGCAGGAGCTGCTCCTGCGCGAGGTGCTCGACGCCGAACAGGTGAAGCGCCTGGTGGCCGGCGAGGCGCTCGAGGAGTTCAAGGCCGCGGTCCCGCCGGCGGCCGAGTCGGGCGATTCGCGCAAGCCAGCCCGCGAGCGGCCGGCCATCGTGCCGCTGCACAAGCCGGTGACGCAGGAGTAG
- a CDS encoding VWA domain-containing protein yields MPARSATIALGFMLAIALVQAQSPEQPRFRSGVSVLQLSVSVIDAEGRAVRDLRAKDFDVEIGGRQRKVLFARFSGAPDQRASTDAGATPAVIATNSAERAGRAVVFMVDLESIRAGNEKTLLDTAAQLVDSLDERDAVSLVPVPGTSIDLTRDRRAIADALRRLRGTNVVPTYKYFFTIEEAVAFERGDTRVIGAVIERECDAATEEARAAMGLPPICPPALENETRERLRVERLHVQSVLTAVSNVAGRLQRVDAPRTIVLISGGLAFEMDSLTWYRQAERTLKLAGVSVYAVHVHHPDMDASSSRRPQNATFAARERETGLANVATMAGGMFFFGVGKAQGVFDRMRNEIAYSYLLGVEGLPQDAADAASATISVKVDRPGARLRTTRHPPVESVDAQQRLRNLISQPIEVTELPLAATLYTVRGEEPDTLKAIVGAEIGRGLARTPPVRYALAVLRDGTPVFVTNGTASDGADAARVTAGLQLAPGQYRLRVAAVDAGGRGGSLEAPISIGIRDAGDLQASDLMLGSPAGTFTPAFSVPAGTPLSGLLEVYSADAERFARARVSFELRRAGSGAALSTIDAPLVQTETDPRRLAAGTIDTAGLTPSRYTVAAIISLDGRPVGRVSRSVDVTPSIAKTAASITGDTPGAPAPISTDPAINDVLTKLGGYVSRYGEKASLVVGVEKYTQHVELERAQPSRPRRLVAEFALVKTERPGGWIGFRDVVEVDGEAVQDRRDRLMTLFTDSAAPMPEATRIANESARFNVGPISRNFNVPTMALLLFTPENLARFTFTLKGTDRIDGVETREVAFRETKRPTMVMTRAGKDVPLEGTLWIVPSDGTVVRTRLRMRGFADAIAMGDARAPSASTLPQEFSSPTSTAPQQAAQGSGTPAGSGQSGGTTQPGGSGTGGAPAGAQGGSGGGGGGGTGSGVRKPDRRVPDFEMPMTRLESRADIEVTYRRDERLDMWLPSKMSEHYEGPIPRVRSAPVLGTTRTIATYADYRQFGTSSKITVPK; encoded by the coding sequence ATGCCTGCTCGCAGTGCAACCATCGCGCTCGGGTTCATGCTCGCCATTGCGCTTGTTCAAGCCCAGTCTCCGGAACAACCGCGTTTTCGCTCGGGAGTGTCGGTCCTGCAGCTCAGCGTCAGCGTCATCGATGCCGAGGGACGCGCGGTGCGCGATCTGCGGGCAAAGGACTTCGACGTCGAGATCGGCGGCCGGCAGCGCAAGGTGCTGTTCGCCCGTTTCTCGGGAGCGCCGGACCAGCGCGCGTCGACGGACGCCGGCGCCACGCCTGCGGTCATTGCCACCAACAGCGCGGAGCGCGCCGGGCGCGCCGTCGTGTTCATGGTCGACCTGGAGAGCATCAGGGCGGGCAACGAGAAGACGCTGCTCGACACGGCGGCGCAACTGGTCGACAGCCTGGACGAGCGCGATGCCGTCTCGCTCGTGCCCGTGCCGGGCACGTCGATCGACCTCACGCGCGATCGGCGAGCGATCGCGGACGCGCTCCGCCGACTGCGCGGCACGAACGTCGTCCCCACCTACAAGTACTTCTTCACGATCGAAGAGGCGGTCGCCTTCGAGCGGGGCGACACGCGCGTGATCGGCGCGGTCATCGAGCGGGAGTGCGATGCGGCGACCGAAGAGGCGCGTGCCGCCATGGGTCTGCCGCCGATCTGCCCGCCTGCGCTCGAAAACGAAACCCGCGAGCGGCTTCGGGTCGAGCGGCTGCACGTCCAGTCCGTGCTGACGGCCGTCAGCAACGTGGCAGGACGGCTGCAGCGCGTCGACGCGCCGCGGACGATCGTGCTCATCTCCGGCGGCCTGGCGTTCGAGATGGACAGCCTGACGTGGTATCGACAGGCCGAGCGCACGCTCAAGCTCGCCGGCGTGAGCGTCTACGCCGTCCACGTACACCATCCCGACATGGACGCGTCCTCCTCGCGACGGCCGCAGAACGCGACGTTCGCAGCGCGCGAACGGGAGACGGGCCTGGCGAACGTCGCGACAATGGCCGGGGGGATGTTCTTCTTCGGGGTCGGCAAAGCGCAGGGCGTGTTCGACCGGATGCGCAACGAGATCGCCTACTCGTACCTGCTCGGGGTCGAGGGGCTCCCCCAAGACGCCGCTGACGCCGCCTCCGCCACGATCTCGGTCAAAGTGGACCGGCCCGGCGCCAGGCTGCGGACGACACGGCATCCTCCCGTCGAAAGCGTCGATGCGCAGCAGCGGCTTCGCAACCTGATCTCGCAGCCGATCGAGGTGACGGAGCTGCCGCTCGCCGCGACGCTCTACACCGTCCGCGGCGAGGAGCCGGACACCCTGAAGGCGATCGTCGGCGCGGAAATCGGCCGCGGCCTGGCGCGAACGCCGCCCGTGCGCTACGCGCTCGCGGTGCTGCGGGACGGGACTCCTGTGTTCGTGACGAACGGCACGGCGTCGGACGGCGCAGACGCCGCGCGGGTGACCGCGGGCCTGCAGCTGGCGCCCGGCCAGTACCGCCTCCGCGTTGCCGCGGTCGACGCCGGCGGACGCGGCGGATCGCTCGAAGCTCCCATCAGCATCGGCATACGCGACGCGGGAGATCTGCAGGCGAGCGACCTGATGCTCGGCTCGCCGGCCGGCACGTTCACGCCGGCCTTCAGCGTTCCGGCCGGCACACCGCTGTCCGGCCTGTTGGAGGTGTACAGCGCGGACGCGGAGCGCTTCGCGCGCGCACGCGTGTCCTTCGAGCTTCGCCGCGCCGGTTCCGGCGCGGCGCTGTCCACGATCGATGCGCCGCTCGTCCAGACCGAGACGGATCCTCGCAGGCTCGCTGCCGGGACCATCGATACGGCGGGACTCACGCCTTCGCGCTACACCGTCGCGGCGATCATCTCTCTTGACGGACGGCCGGTCGGACGTGTCAGCCGGAGCGTGGACGTGACGCCGTCGATCGCGAAAACTGCCGCTTCGATAACCGGCGACACCCCGGGTGCGCCGGCGCCGATCTCCACCGATCCGGCGATCAACGACGTTCTCACGAAGCTCGGAGGCTACGTCTCGCGGTACGGTGAGAAGGCCTCGCTCGTCGTCGGCGTCGAGAAGTACACGCAGCACGTGGAGCTGGAGCGCGCTCAGCCGTCGAGGCCGCGACGCCTGGTGGCGGAGTTCGCGCTGGTGAAGACGGAGCGGCCCGGCGGCTGGATCGGCTTCAGGGACGTCGTCGAGGTGGACGGCGAGGCGGTGCAGGATCGGCGCGACCGGCTGATGACGCTGTTCACCGATTCCGCCGCACCGATGCCGGAGGCCACCCGCATCGCGAACGAGAGCGCGCGCTTCAACGTCGGGCCGATCAGCCGCAACTTCAACGTGCCGACGATGGCGCTGCTGCTCTTCACGCCGGAGAACCTCGCGCGGTTCACGTTCACGCTCAAGGGGACGGACCGGATTGACGGGGTCGAAACCCGGGAGGTCGCGTTCCGCGAAACGAAGCGGCCGACGATGGTGATGACGCGGGCGGGCAAGGACGTCCCGCTCGAGGGCACGTTGTGGATCGTGCCCTCGGACGGGACTGTCGTCCGCACGCGCCTGCGGATGCGGGGGTTTGCGGACGCGATCGCGATGGGAGACGCGCGGGCGCCGTCGGCGAGCACGCTGCCGCAGGAGTTTTCGTCGCCGACCTCAACCGCCCCGCAGCAGGCGGCTCAGGGGAGCGGCACTCCGGCCGGGTCGGGGCAGAGCGGCGGGACAACGCAGCCGGGCGGCTCCGGAACCGGCGGCGCTCCGGCGGGGGCGCAGGGCGGCTCGGGCGGAGGCGGGGGCGGGGGCACCGGCTCGGGTGTCCGTAAGCCCGACCGCCGGGTGCCTGACTTCGAGATGCCGATGACGCGCCTGGAGAGCCGCGCGGACATCGAAGTCACCTACCGCCGCGACGAGCGGCTCGACATGTGGCTTCCCTCGAAGATGTCTGAGCACTACGAGGGACCGATTCCGCGCGTCCGCAGCGCGCCGGTTCTCGGCACGACGCGCACCATCGCCACATACGCGGACTATCGCCAGTTCGGGACCTCCTCGAAGATTACGGTCCCGAAGTGA
- a CDS encoding type II toxin-antitoxin system VapC family toxin: MDATHGAEPPLAPAFHRRDGLVIEVPALWPLEVANALAVLTRRRKLTEDERQTGLGWLRGLPIRIDHEMAPLAWA, from the coding sequence GTGGACGCCACACATGGGGCCGAGCCGCCCCTGGCGCCAGCCTTTCACCGCCGTGATGGACTGGTCATCGAGGTGCCGGCGTTGTGGCCGCTGGAAGTGGCCAACGCGCTGGCAGTCCTCACCCGCCGCAGGAAGCTCACCGAGGACGAACGACAGACCGGCCTCGGATGGCTTCGCGGGCTGCCGATTCGCATCGACCACGAAATGGCCCCTCTGGCGTGGGCCTGA
- a CDS encoding deoxyhypusine synthase family protein gives MKLTYKPFDFSGVRTYPLASRRSKANAADFAKPIRDAAAARALFESLPAIQAAADFKAVADAIRDARARNACILWGFGAHVVKTGLGPILIDLMERGFVSALATNGAGIIHDYEIALGGATSEDVDEALGRGRFGMAEETGRGLNDIINAGVAAGLGLGQAVANHLQRSQLRFADKSVLAAAARLEIPVTVHVAIGTDIIHMHPSASGASLGEGSLRDFGYFVSNVAALDRGVYLNCGSAVLLPEVFLKAVALARNRGLALEGMTTVNIDFLRHYRPHTNVVTRPVAGTGRGYSLTGPLELLIPLLAAALADE, from the coding sequence ATGAAACTGACCTACAAGCCGTTCGACTTCTCAGGCGTGCGCACCTACCCGCTCGCCTCGCGCCGGAGCAAGGCCAACGCCGCCGATTTCGCGAAACCGATACGCGACGCCGCGGCCGCGCGCGCTCTCTTCGAGTCGCTTCCGGCGATCCAGGCCGCGGCCGACTTCAAGGCGGTGGCTGACGCGATCCGCGACGCGCGTGCGCGCAACGCCTGCATCTTGTGGGGATTCGGCGCCCACGTCGTCAAGACAGGGCTGGGCCCGATCCTCATCGACCTGATGGAGCGCGGATTCGTCTCGGCGCTGGCGACAAACGGCGCCGGCATCATCCACGATTACGAGATCGCGCTCGGCGGCGCGACGTCCGAAGATGTGGACGAGGCGCTCGGCCGCGGGCGGTTCGGCATGGCCGAGGAGACCGGGCGGGGGTTGAACGACATCATCAATGCCGGCGTTGCCGCCGGCCTGGGTCTCGGCCAGGCGGTCGCGAACCACCTGCAGCGGTCGCAGCTGCGTTTCGCGGATAAGAGCGTGCTCGCCGCGGCGGCGCGCCTCGAGATTCCCGTCACCGTTCACGTCGCGATTGGGACCGACATCATCCACATGCACCCGTCCGCCTCCGGCGCGTCGCTCGGCGAAGGGAGCCTGCGCGACTTCGGTTACTTCGTGTCCAATGTGGCGGCTCTCGATCGCGGCGTGTATCTCAACTGCGGATCGGCCGTGCTGCTGCCGGAGGTGTTCCTGAAGGCGGTCGCGCTCGCGCGCAACCGCGGTCTCGCGCTCGAGGGCATGACGACGGTGAACATCGACTTCCTGCGGCACTACCGGCCGCACACCAACGTCGTGACCAGACCGGTCGCGGGTACCGGCCGCGGTTATTCCCTGACGGGGCCGCTCGAACTGCTGATTCCCCTGCTGGCGGCGGCGCTAGCCGACGAATAA
- the tilS gene encoding tRNA lysidine(34) synthetase TilS: MLDRVLRSIRRLIPAGSRVAAAVSGGPDSVALAWLLRELQRPGDYTLVAIAHFNHRLRGDEADADEAFCRNLAAELGVAFVSDRADVRAAAREWKTSVEDAARRLRYEFLERARLAQGADLMAVGHTRDDQAETFLLRLLRGAGARGLGGIHESRGAVVRPLLDLGRRELHAWLEGRGGAFRVDATNADVSIPRNRIRHQVLPLLEAMAPGASAIIARSARLSLDDEDFLAERAIEEGGRVVLSDEGSVVRLAAERLKALHPAVGRRVARGALARVAPGRFVGLKHVDALLELESGSLDLPGARAALAQGVLELTPAAGFKPDQVNDFRYLLSIPGEARVPECGLAVSAEFVIGGTGTAETDRYRVHVAAPAVTDGLAVRNRRPGDRFRPLGLGGSKKLQDYFVDRKVPRSERDRVPLVVDGRDRIVWVVGHTIAEEFSLSAGSDRGPEGHMLLLKVRHLGEPV, encoded by the coding sequence GTGCTCGACCGCGTCCTCCGCAGCATCCGGCGCCTGATCCCCGCGGGGTCGCGCGTGGCCGCCGCCGTGTCGGGTGGCCCGGACTCGGTGGCGCTCGCATGGCTGCTCCGCGAATTGCAGCGGCCCGGCGACTACACGCTGGTCGCCATCGCCCATTTCAACCACCGGTTGCGCGGTGACGAGGCCGATGCAGACGAAGCGTTCTGCCGCAACCTGGCCGCCGAGCTCGGCGTCGCGTTCGTCTCAGACCGAGCCGACGTTCGCGCCGCGGCTCGGGAGTGGAAGACGTCGGTGGAGGATGCCGCTCGCCGGCTGCGTTACGAGTTCCTCGAGCGCGCCCGCCTCGCGCAAGGAGCGGATCTCATGGCCGTCGGGCACACGCGCGATGACCAGGCGGAGACCTTCCTGCTTCGACTGCTGCGCGGTGCGGGAGCCCGGGGCCTCGGCGGTATTCACGAGTCTCGCGGCGCCGTCGTGCGCCCCCTTTTGGACCTGGGCCGGCGCGAATTGCACGCCTGGCTGGAAGGGCGAGGAGGTGCCTTCCGAGTCGATGCCACCAACGCGGACGTGTCTATTCCGCGCAATCGCATCCGTCACCAGGTCCTGCCGCTCCTCGAAGCGATGGCGCCGGGGGCGTCCGCCATCATCGCGCGCAGCGCGCGGCTCTCGCTCGACGATGAGGATTTTCTGGCGGAACGTGCAATCGAAGAGGGGGGTCGTGTCGTCTTATCAGATGAGGGGAGCGTCGTCCGGCTCGCCGCCGAACGGCTGAAGGCGCTTCATCCTGCGGTGGGCCGTCGCGTGGCCCGTGGCGCGCTGGCCCGCGTCGCCCCAGGGCGGTTCGTGGGCCTGAAGCACGTGGACGCGCTGCTGGAACTCGAGTCCGGAAGCCTGGACCTGCCGGGGGCGCGCGCCGCACTTGCGCAGGGGGTCCTCGAGCTGACCCCCGCGGCCGGCTTTAAACCGGACCAAGTGAACGATTTCCGGTATTTGCTGTCTATTCCTGGAGAGGCCCGGGTTCCGGAATGTGGCCTGGCCGTCTCGGCCGAATTTGTAATCGGCGGGACGGGAACGGCCGAGACAGATAGATACCGGGTGCATGTTGCCGCCCCGGCCGTTACCGACGGGCTGGCCGTGCGAAACAGGCGGCCAGGGGACCGTTTCCGCCCGCTTGGGCTGGGCGGATCCAAGAAGCTGCAGGACTATTTCGTCGACCGGAAGGTCCCCCGGAGCGAACGGGACCGGGTGCCCCTCGTCGTGGATGGCCGCGACCGTATTGTCTGGGTCGTCGGCCACACCATTGCAGAGGAATTCAGCCTCAGCGCCGGCAGTGATAGGGGCCCCGAAGGGCACATGTTACTCTTGAAGGTCAGGCATTTGGGGGAACCAGTTTGA
- a CDS encoding Uma2 family endonuclease has product MTTAEYLQTPETVLPRELAYGVLHVADSPTVHHQRVVGELHLELAPFVRDRRLGEVLLAPMDVVLDYDAALVVQPDLLFVAAERRAIVSDRVYGAPDLVIEVLSPQPRVGRLEERMGWFARYGVRECWLVSLPARQVSVLALTPSGVASRALASESQPIPSAVLPDLSLTPLQIFGW; this is encoded by the coding sequence ATGACCACCGCCGAATACCTCCAGACGCCCGAGACCGTGCTCCCGCGCGAGTTGGCCTACGGCGTGCTCCACGTGGCGGATTCGCCCACCGTGCACCACCAGCGCGTCGTCGGCGAACTGCACTTGGAGCTGGCGCCGTTCGTCCGGGACCGCCGGCTTGGAGAGGTCCTGCTGGCGCCCATGGACGTCGTGCTCGACTACGATGCCGCGCTCGTCGTCCAGCCGGACCTGCTCTTTGTCGCGGCCGAGCGGCGCGCGATCGTCAGCGACCGCGTGTACGGCGCGCCGGACCTCGTGATCGAGGTGCTCTCGCCGCAGCCTCGCGTGGGGCGGCTGGAGGAGCGCATGGGTTGGTTTGCGCGCTACGGCGTCCGCGAGTGCTGGCTCGTCAGCCTGCCCGCACGGCAGGTCAGCGTGCTTGCGCTGACGCCGTCCGGCGTTGCGAGCCGTGCGCTCGCGTCCGAATCGCAGCCCATTCCATCAGCGGTCCTGCCCGACCTTTCTCTGACACCGCTGCAGATCTTCGGCTGGTAG
- the folP gene encoding dihydropteroate synthase, translating to MFPRTSHTLLLPSGTALRLGERTLIMGILNVTPDSFADGGLHLDARRAVDAALRMVDEGADIIDVGGESTRPGSAAVPADEEKRRVLPVIEAIAARVKTPISIDTYKAAVADAAFEAGASIVNDISGLLYDPGLGVVAARRGMPIVLMHTRGRPAEMYKEAVYQDAARELAGELEPRVAFAVSCGIPRGQVIVDPGLGFAKKADHSYAALAGLQRLAVLDLPILVGASRKSFLKDAVGDVPPAEREWGTAAAVAAAVLFGAHIVRVHGVKAMADVVRVADRIRGFTAEAAESAEN from the coding sequence ATGTTTCCCCGCACATCCCACACCCTCCTCCTCCCCTCGGGCACGGCCCTGCGGCTCGGCGAGCGCACGCTCATCATGGGCATCCTCAACGTCACCCCGGATTCGTTCGCGGATGGCGGCCTGCACCTCGATGCGCGCCGCGCCGTCGATGCGGCGCTGCGCATGGTGGACGAGGGAGCGGACATCATCGACGTCGGCGGCGAGTCCACGCGTCCCGGTTCGGCCGCCGTGCCGGCCGATGAAGAAAAGCGGCGCGTGCTCCCCGTGATTGAAGCGATTGCCGCGCGCGTGAAGACGCCCATTTCCATCGACACGTACAAGGCGGCGGTGGCAGACGCGGCGTTCGAGGCGGGAGCGTCGATCGTCAACGACATCAGCGGCCTTCTGTACGACCCGGGGCTGGGCGTGGTGGCTGCACGACGGGGCATGCCTATCGTGCTGATGCACACGCGAGGGCGGCCGGCCGAGATGTACAAGGAGGCGGTTTACCAGGATGCTGCGCGCGAGCTGGCTGGCGAGCTGGAGCCGCGCGTGGCCTTTGCGGTTTCCTGCGGCATCCCGCGCGGGCAGGTCATCGTCGATCCCGGCCTGGGGTTCGCGAAGAAGGCGGACCACAGCTATGCGGCGCTCGCCGGTCTCCAGCGGCTGGCCGTGCTGGACCTGCCGATTCTCGTCGGCGCCTCGCGAAAGTCGTTCCTCAAAGACGCGGTCGGCGACGTGCCGCCGGCCGAGCGGGAATGGGGGACGGCGGCCGCCGTCGCGGCGGCCGTGCTGTTTGGCGCCCACATCGTGCGCGTGCACGGCGTGAAGGCGATGGCCGATGTCGTCCGCGTCGCGGATCGCATCCGGGGCTTCACGGCAGAAGCCGCAGAATCCGCAGAGAACTAA
- a CDS encoding TIGR00159 family protein: MQYLSTLLRRPPISWWDILDIAVVAIVVYEALKLIRGTRAVQMALGSFLVIVLFFVSGLLPLQTVNWLIRNMLVYVAFAAIVIFQSDIRRALAHLGRAPFFRYFTTTDAAEEAIAEIVVAAQMLSAQRTGAIIIVEREIGLRNYIESGIPIDARLTYDLLVTIFQPGSPLHDGAVIVQEDRVAAAACFLPLTVNPSLGREMGTRHRAAIGVSEESDAVAIVVSEETGAVSLALDGQIERRLDPEQLKARLQALLVSRRPASRVTESVYTGL; encoded by the coding sequence CTGCAGTACCTCTCCACGCTCCTGCGACGCCCGCCGATCTCCTGGTGGGACATCCTCGACATCGCCGTCGTGGCCATCGTCGTCTACGAGGCGCTCAAGCTCATTCGCGGCACGCGTGCGGTCCAGATGGCGCTCGGCTCGTTTCTCGTCATCGTGCTGTTTTTCGTCTCCGGGCTGTTGCCGCTGCAGACGGTCAACTGGCTGATCCGGAACATGCTCGTGTACGTGGCGTTCGCGGCCATCGTCATTTTCCAGTCGGACATCCGTCGCGCGCTGGCGCACCTCGGGCGGGCGCCGTTCTTCCGCTACTTCACGACGACCGATGCGGCAGAGGAGGCGATTGCCGAGATCGTCGTTGCGGCGCAGATGCTGTCGGCGCAGCGCACCGGCGCCATCATCATCGTCGAGCGCGAGATCGGGCTGCGAAACTACATCGAGAGCGGCATCCCGATCGACGCCAGGCTCACATACGACCTGCTCGTCACGATCTTCCAGCCGGGATCGCCGCTTCATGACGGCGCCGTGATCGTGCAGGAGGACCGCGTGGCCGCCGCCGCCTGCTTCCTGCCGCTGACCGTCAATCCGAGCCTCGGACGGGAGATGGGCACGCGGCATCGTGCGGCAATCGGCGTCAGCGAGGAGAGCGACGCCGTGGCGATCGTGGTTTCGGAGGAGACCGGTGCCGTCTCGCTCGCCCTGGACGGCCAGATCGAGCGCAGGCTGGATCCCGAGCAGTTGAAGGCGCGCCTGCAGGCGCTGCTCGTTTCGCGGCGGCCGGCGTCGCGCGTCACCGAGAGCGTGTATACAGGACTCTGA